GAAGAGTTCAGAGATAATGAACTTATACAGTATGCTACAATGAAAGCACTTGAGAATATAGGCGAAGCAGTTAAAAAAATACCTGAAGAAATAAAGCAGAAAGAAGCTATTGAATGGAGAAAAATAGCTGGTTTAAGAGATATTCTGATTCATGAATATTTTGGCGGAGATGTGAGTATTACCTGGAATGTCATTAAAGAAAAAATTCCTGAATTAGAAAAGGCTATTCGTAAGTTGCTTCAAGAAATCTCATAAGGAGGCATTTATGGAAACAGTTGGAATAATTGTTGGTGGAGGACCTGCTCCGGGAATAAATGGAACAATAAGTGCAGCAACAATTGAGGCAATAAATCAGGGCAAAAAAGTAATTGGAATAAAAGGTGGTTTTAAACCTCTCTTTGACGGCAATCTTTCCTGTGCAATGCCTCTTAGTGTAGATGACGTTTCAAGAATACATACAAAAGGTGGCTCAATTTTAAGAACATCCCGCGAGCATGCAGAAAGAGTTAAAGAGAAATTCCCTGTTTTAATGGAAACACTTAAAAAATTAGGCATAAAGTATCTCATAACAATAGGCGGAGATGGAACTCTTTTTATGGCAAACTGGATAGAAAGAGAAGCAAGAGGTGAGATAAATGTTGTTCATGTCCCAAAAACAATAGATAATGACCTACCCCTTCCTGGGGGTGCATCTACTTTTGGATATGAAACAGCAAGACACTGGGGCGTGGAAATTGTAAAAAATATTATGGAAGATGCAAGAGTTTCTGCAAGATGGTATTTCTTAACCATAATGGGAAGATATACAGGACATCTTGCACTGGGAGTTGGAAAAGCTGCTGGCGCAACATTAACAATAATCCCAGAGGAATTTCCTGAAGAAAAAATTTCATTTAAAAAAGTAGCAGATATTCTCACAGGTGCTATTATCAAAAGACTCAGCATGGGAAGAGACCACGGAGTTGTAATTATGGCAGAAGGACTTTCAGAAAAGTTTGATCCTGAAGAACTGAGTCATTATGAACAACTTGAAAAAGATGAGACAGGAAGAGTAAGGCTGAGTGAGATTCAACTTGGCAGAATAATGAAAAACTTTGTTAAAAAATCTCTTGAAGATATGGGAATTAAATTAACGATAGTTGATAAAAACATCGGCTATGAACTGAGGTCTGCGGACCCGATTCCCTATGATATTGAATATACAAGAAACCTTGGCTATGGAGCAGTCCGTTACCTATTAAGAGGCGGTACGGGTGCAATGATAACCTTTGAAGAAGGACATCTCAGACCTATTCCTTTTGTTGAACTTATTGATTACAGAACAGGTAAAGTAAAAATAAGAAAGGTTGATATAACATCGGAAAACTATGAAGTAGGAAGAAAATATATGATAAGACTTGAAGCTGAAGACTTTGAAGGTGAGCGTCTTAAGGGACTTGCTTCAGTTGTAAAAATGAGCGAGAAAGAATTTAGGGAAAAATTTTTCTATGTCACCACATGACAGGCAAAGAAGAAATAAGAAAGAGTTTGTTCCAATAGACTGGGAGAGAGCAGAAAAAATTCGGGAAGTTTTACACTATCTTTATGAAATAAATAAATTTGTTCCTATCATAGTAGAAGGCAGAAGAGACAAAAAAGCTTTACGTGAAATAGGCTTTGATGGAGAAATTATTATACTTCATAGCGGAAAATCAATATATGAGTTTTCAGAAACAATAGCCAACCGTTTTGAAAAAGTTGTTCTGCTCATTGACTGGGATGAAAAAGGAGAGGAACTATATTCAAAAATAGGAGAAAATCTGCAAGGAATGTGGGAAGATTTTGCATCAATAAGGGAATTGCTAAAAATTCTTTGCCAAAAGGAGATATTAGAAATAGAAGAAATTCCTTCACTTTTTCAAAGAATAGCTGGGCAAAGTCTTGATGTAAAACAATGGCAAGAATAGAGTTAGGCAAAGAAGGTGAAAAATTAGCAATAGATTATCTTTTAACAAAAGGCTATAAAATCCTTGAGAAAAATTTTCGCACACCTTTTGGAGAGATTGATATAATAGCAAAAGATGGAAATTTTATCGTAATTATAGAAGTAAAAAGAAGATTATCAGACAAATTCGGCAAACCAGAACTTTCAGTAAATTACACAAAGCAGCAAAAACTTAAAAAATTAGCCCTTTATTATATCTCAATGCTTAAAAAAGAATATCCTGTGAGATTTGATGTTATAGCAATCAATGATAAAAAAATTGAACACATTGAAAATGCTTTCTTCTAAATTATTCCTTTATTGAATAATAAAGCTTGATTGAAACAAAACCAAAAATCAATGGCGTAATCCATGGTGAAATAAATGGTGGAAGAATCTTTGAGTATCCCATAAACATAAAAAGCGAGTATACAAGCCAATAAATTATTGTTATTACAAGCCCTATACCAACAGTTATTATACCACCTGCTGCGCTTCCGCCTTTTCCTTTTGAAAACAGGAAGTTGAATTTTTCATATGCCCCAAGAGGCAAAGACATTCCAAGTATCATCATAAAAAATGTCACAAAATTATATGAAAGCCTGCTACTTATATCAGTATCAATCTTAGGATTGCTTAGTCCTACTTTTTTTAATTCCTTTCTTTTCTGAATAAGTTCAGCAATACCAAATTCCTCAATTTTTTTAATATCTTTAAATGCTGCAATAGAAATTTTTAGATTAAGTGGATAGTCCATCAAATCATATTTTTCAACTTTTCCAGCTACAAAGTCATAAACTATGGAGTTTTTAAGCTTCCACTGATCTTGTTCTATTTCTGCTTCCTGAGAATCTATTCTTTTAATCAATGCATCATTTTTTATGATAAATATTTTTACCTCATCTGCCTTTTTCTGCTGCTGGGAAAACTTCCCAATTTTGATAACTGTTCCGTCTTTGGCTCTAACAAAAAGCTCTTTCTGTATAGAACTCTTTCCTTTCTGGGTTAGTTCTTCAATCATAAAATTTAACTTTTTTGTAAATTCTGGTTGAAGGAATTCTCCGAATATAAAGCCTACAATAGAAATAACAATGCCTAAAATTAAAAAAGGCTTTAAAAGTCCTCTTAATCTTCCACCAGAAACAGAAAGAATCAAAAATTCCCTGCTTCTTACGCCAATTGAAAATATAAATAGTGAGGTTACAAGTGTGACAAAGGGTATTAAGTAAAAAATGTAGCGAGGAATACTATATAAACCATATTCAATGAAAAAAGTGGTTGAAGGTTTATATGGCATAAAATCATCTATTTTTTCAATAAGTCCAACAATTGAAAGAAGACAAGACATAGAGAAAAGCAAGACTAAAAATGTTCTCACAAAATCTTTTATATAGCTTTTACATACAATGTTTATATTCATTTCGCTACTTTCTAATTCGTGTATACATAGTAAAGGCTAAAATTGCCATAACTATAACGGGTAAAAGAGAACCTATCTCTGCCGAAACTTTCCCAGCTTTTGCAAGATTAGCTCCATATATCATTAAAATATAATAAAAGGCAAAAATGGCAAGTCCTACTGTAATACCACCGATTCTACCAGTTTTTCCAACAATAAGGCATAATGAGGGAGCTAAAAAAACACTTACTATGCATAAAAGTGGTAAAGCGAATCTTTTATAAAGTTCCAGTTTATAATCAATAGCTTTTACCTCTTCTGTCTGAATTTTTGAAACAAGCTCAAATAAAGAAAGTTCACTAACTTTCTTTGCTATAGGATCTATATTTGGAGAAAGCCTGAAGATATACTCCTTAAAACTTACTTCATTTAAAGTCAAGCCCTTATTAAAATAGGCTTTTCCATTTAATAAACTCAAATTTATATTATCTCTTTCTTTTTTTATTAGACCTCCTTTAGCAATTACTATTTTTGTATCGTTTTTTCTTTCATCAAAAATTACCACTTCTTTTAAATGTAAACTATCAGGTTTTTCCTTAACAAAAATTGTTACATCTTTAAATCCCTGATTAAAAACTCCTTCCTCTAATCCAAGAGGTGCTCGCTCTGCAAGAATAGTCAAAATTTTTTCTCTTACAAGACTTACTCCTGTTGGTGCA
The Thermodesulfovibrio yellowstonii DSM 11347 DNA segment above includes these coding regions:
- a CDS encoding DUF86 domain-containing protein, encoding MSKRRITKIILEDIVDEVERIKKFNKNIHSVEEFRDNELIQYATMKALENIGEAVKKIPEEIKQKEAIEWRKIAGLRDILIHEYFGGDVSITWNVIKEKIPELEKAIRKLLQEIS
- the pfp gene encoding diphosphate--fructose-6-phosphate 1-phosphotransferase; this translates as METVGIIVGGGPAPGINGTISAATIEAINQGKKVIGIKGGFKPLFDGNLSCAMPLSVDDVSRIHTKGGSILRTSREHAERVKEKFPVLMETLKKLGIKYLITIGGDGTLFMANWIEREARGEINVVHVPKTIDNDLPLPGGASTFGYETARHWGVEIVKNIMEDARVSARWYFLTIMGRYTGHLALGVGKAAGATLTIIPEEFPEEKISFKKVADILTGAIIKRLSMGRDHGVVIMAEGLSEKFDPEELSHYEQLEKDETGRVRLSEIQLGRIMKNFVKKSLEDMGIKLTIVDKNIGYELRSADPIPYDIEYTRNLGYGAVRYLLRGGTGAMITFEEGHLRPIPFVELIDYRTGKVKIRKVDITSENYEVGRKYMIRLEAEDFEGERLKGLASVVKMSEKEFREKFFYVTT
- a CDS encoding toprim domain-containing protein, giving the protein MSPHDRQRRNKKEFVPIDWERAEKIREVLHYLYEINKFVPIIVEGRRDKKALREIGFDGEIIILHSGKSIYEFSETIANRFEKVVLLIDWDEKGEELYSKIGENLQGMWEDFASIRELLKILCQKEILEIEEIPSLFQRIAGQSLDVKQWQE
- a CDS encoding YraN family protein, translated to MARIELGKEGEKLAIDYLLTKGYKILEKNFRTPFGEIDIIAKDGNFIVIIEVKRRLSDKFGKPELSVNYTKQQKLKKLALYYISMLKKEYPVRFDVIAINDKKIEHIENAFF
- a CDS encoding LptF/LptG family permease; this encodes MNINIVCKSYIKDFVRTFLVLLFSMSCLLSIVGLIEKIDDFMPYKPSTTFFIEYGLYSIPRYIFYLIPFVTLVTSLFIFSIGVRSREFLILSVSGGRLRGLLKPFLILGIVISIVGFIFGEFLQPEFTKKLNFMIEELTQKGKSSIQKELFVRAKDGTVIKIGKFSQQQKKADEVKIFIIKNDALIKRIDSQEAEIEQDQWKLKNSIVYDFVAGKVEKYDLMDYPLNLKISIAAFKDIKKIEEFGIAELIQKRKELKKVGLSNPKIDTDISSRLSYNFVTFFMMILGMSLPLGAYEKFNFLFSKGKGGSAAGGIITVGIGLVITIIYWLVYSLFMFMGYSKILPPFISPWITPLIFGFVSIKLYYSIKE
- a CDS encoding LptF/LptG family permease encodes the protein MKVIYKALTRELLQNIGLSIAFLNAVLIIEKLFKLSKIFASVGIDLPNLVLLILLLQPQLLIFTIPMALLLSILLTYGRTQADNEMTIFMVSGMPYKKTFKPAIYIGLIAFFFTVLMSFYLAPTGVSLVREKILTILAERAPLGLEEGVFNQGFKDVTIFVKEKPDSLHLKEVVIFDERKNDTKIVIAKGGLIKKERDNINLSLLNGKAYFNKGLTLNEVSFKEYIFRLSPNIDPIAKKVSELSLFELVSKIQTEEVKAIDYKLELYKRFALPLLCIVSVFLAPSLCLIVGKTGRIGGITVGLAIFAFYYILMIYGANLAKAGKVSAEIGSLLPVIVMAILAFTMYTRIRK